One genomic window of Geoanaerobacter pelophilus includes the following:
- the lptG gene encoding LPS export ABC transporter permease LptG codes for MTIFTRYIASIQIRLLMLCYGAFASIYLVIDILERVGKLTRSGGRPDQILLFFLWKLPEISIQIIPLAVLMATLLALGSLSRTSEITAMRCSGAGLLRITAPLLGIALVASLINLALSEIVVPSSFEKMRYIEEVQIKKKNPNTFFRQGAIWYRDHRDILNARMFDPDTATLRGITIWQVGENLQPIARIEATEGKLQGDSWQLSKAILYRYSSSGITQSTKKAGMKAEIKLSTTDLKTVGKLAENMGFVDLYNYCDNLQKGGYDPTRYLTLLHAKLAAPFSPIVMAFLAIPFSIRTGRSSGPAIGIGLSLVIGLAYFIVNAFLISFGQAGALPPLVSAWAANIIFCAIGIWLALTINR; via the coding sequence ATGACTATTTTCACCCGATATATTGCATCGATACAGATCAGGCTCTTGATGCTCTGCTATGGGGCGTTTGCCTCGATCTACCTGGTCATCGATATCCTGGAAAGGGTCGGCAAACTGACCCGCTCCGGCGGCCGGCCTGACCAAATCCTGCTTTTTTTCCTCTGGAAATTGCCGGAGATTTCGATCCAGATCATTCCGCTGGCTGTGCTGATGGCTACTCTGCTGGCTCTCGGCAGCCTGTCGAGGACCTCGGAGATTACGGCAATGAGATGTTCCGGGGCAGGATTGCTGCGGATCACTGCGCCGCTACTCGGTATCGCCCTGGTGGCCAGCCTGATCAACCTGGCCCTTTCCGAAATTGTCGTGCCCAGCAGCTTTGAAAAAATGCGTTATATCGAAGAAGTCCAGATCAAGAAAAAGAACCCGAATACCTTTTTTCGCCAAGGCGCCATCTGGTACCGCGACCACAGGGACATTCTGAATGCCAGGATGTTTGACCCGGACACGGCAACGCTGCGCGGGATAACCATCTGGCAGGTCGGCGAAAACTTGCAGCCAATAGCACGCATTGAAGCCACCGAAGGGAAGCTGCAGGGGGATAGCTGGCAGTTGAGCAAGGCGATTCTGTACCGCTACAGTTCAAGCGGTATTACGCAATCAACGAAAAAAGCCGGCATGAAAGCGGAAATCAAGTTGTCAACTACCGACCTCAAGACCGTCGGCAAACTGGCCGAAAACATGGGTTTTGTCGATCTCTACAACTACTGCGACAACCTGCAAAAAGGGGGGTACGATCCAACCCGCTATCTGACGCTGCTGCACGCCAAACTGGCAGCCCCGTTCAGCCCGATCGTCATGGCCTTTCTTGCCATCCCTTTTTCCATCCGTACCGGTCGCTCCAGCGGCCCGGCCATCGGCATCGGCCTGAGCCTGGTAATCGGCCTCGCCTATTTTATCGTCAATGCCTTCCTCATCTCCTTTGGCCAGGCCGGCGCCCTTCCGCCGCTGGTCTCAGCCTGGGCAGCCAATATCATCTTTTGCGCCATCGGCATCTGGCTGGCGTTGACTATCAACCGTTGA
- a CDS encoding IPT/TIG domain-containing protein: MPGLLTILIALLLTLPAAAAEIAPKPAVKPPVKKTLSQQERITILSIIPAQGEPGITVTLSGTGFSEKSTVFLGSAELPAKLLGPKQLSFEIPRIQPGLYALFVKNDEATTSKTYNFTIQPLKPVVQSLSPDTVPFCTAYGSREVTVTGKNFQEGAQILFDGAGIKSRYSSPESVGFTVPAVRGGIHQVQVRNPEETVSSPLALLIDSRPEISGITPGADFVNYYELSIDGKNFHQGSVLVVDGERIAAGTPAPGNRDKLIFMDCTRLIYQRHPADPAAKTLRVQVVNPGNEESPVVTISTP; the protein is encoded by the coding sequence ATGCCAGGATTATTGACTATCCTTATTGCCCTGCTGCTTACCCTCCCCGCAGCAGCAGCCGAGATTGCTCCGAAACCAGCCGTGAAGCCCCCGGTTAAGAAGACTCTATCCCAGCAAGAGAGGATCACCATCCTGAGCATCATCCCTGCCCAAGGTGAACCGGGGATTACCGTTACCCTTTCCGGCACCGGCTTTTCAGAAAAGAGCACGGTATTTCTCGGCAGCGCAGAGCTCCCGGCAAAACTGCTCGGGCCCAAGCAGTTGAGCTTTGAGATCCCGCGGATCCAACCCGGTCTGTATGCCCTGTTTGTTAAGAATGACGAAGCGACAACCAGCAAAACCTATAATTTCACCATTCAGCCGCTCAAACCGGTTGTCCAGTCGCTTTCCCCGGATACAGTGCCGTTCTGCACCGCCTATGGCAGCCGGGAGGTAACGGTCACCGGCAAGAATTTCCAGGAAGGTGCCCAGATCCTGTTTGACGGCGCCGGAATAAAGAGCCGGTATTCGTCCCCGGAATCCGTCGGTTTTACCGTACCGGCAGTACGGGGCGGAATCCACCAGGTTCAGGTCAGAAACCCGGAAGAAACCGTTTCATCACCGTTGGCACTGCTCATCGACAGCAGGCCGGAGATTTCCGGTATCACACCAGGTGCGGATTTCGTAAATTATTATGAACTCTCCATAGACGGCAAAAATTTTCATCAAGGTTCGGTGCTGGTGGTTGACGGAGAGCGGATTGCGGCAGGCACCCCGGCTCCCGGCAACAGGGACAAGCTGATTTTCATGGACTGCACCCGTCTGATCTACCAGCGCCACCCTGCCGACCCGGCAGCCAAGACCCTGCGCGTTCAGGTGGTGAATCCGGGAAACGAAGAGAGCCCGGTGGTAACAATCAGCACCCCGTAA